A genome region from Cucumis sativus cultivar 9930 chromosome 4, Cucumber_9930_V3, whole genome shotgun sequence includes the following:
- the LOC101210166 gene encoding uncharacterized protein LOC101210166, with the protein MAQEYQTCDSGGDGSLGFSIIGCSGKFSNRKSKQRRAPQRGLGVAQLEKIRLEEQQKRNANAVFSPPSALSPPKTFSKLSVLAPNLHPIKQSSSSVPVSPSPTSFSPSNFVFKSPLPSHNIDDTNIRTPVVQLENGGFETEWSDLPILGQGEVPKPCNPLEFIPQQDNLVFNSKLGFRSNFVLTHESNIDWSSPGLVQKEQQHQLSSSAGVDVSSSLSLLNFLTEPPSNQNYRGNHTAVSDQMFGTKRPYAFFVDSSAGPSFNCRPPMAAPMRSDESASCSNVGLYSFPFLEEGSSCSSSSSEPNSRKKMKGNVFRGDLPTLATPTTTWMCQNSKIKHPSGHATDSNNEFTDLVSLPLRGIMEFPTCPHPAPSWPYQFQPYYRFLPPALAQNGQTSPRTSSILNVEDESVDLNLKL; encoded by the exons ATGGCGCAAGAATATCAAACTTGTGACAGTGGCGGTGATGGTAGTTTGGGGTTTAGTATTATTGGTTGTAGTGGGAAATTTTCCAATAGGAagtcaaaacaaagaagagcTCCACAGAGAGGGTTAGGTGTAGCACAACTTGAAAAGATCAGGCTAGAAGAACAGCAGAAGAGAAATGCAAATGCAGTTTTTTCACCCCCATCTGCTTTATCACCCCCCAAAACCTTCTCTAAGCTATCTGTATTAGCTCCAAATTTGCATCCCATAAAGCAATCCTCCAGTAGTGTTCCAGTCTCTCCATCGCCAACCAGTTTTTCTCCATCCAATTTTGTATTCAAGTCACCTTTGCCAAGCCACAATATTGATGATACAAACATCAGAACTCCAGTGGTTCAGTTGGAGAATGGTGGTTTTGAGACTGAATGGTCAGATTTGCCAATACTTGGGCAAGGAGAGGTCCCTAAACCATGCAATCCATTAGAATTCATTCCTCAACAGGATAATTTGGTATTTAATTCCAAATTGGGATTTCGATCGAATTTTGTTTTGACACATGAATCCAACATCGATTGGTCTTCCCCAGGGTTGGTGCAAAAAGAACAGCAACATCAGTTATCTTCTTCTGCAGGG GTGGACGTGTCGTCATCATTGTCCCTACTAAACTTTCTTACAGAGCCCCCTTCAAACCAAAACTATCGTGGCAATCACACTGCAGTTTCAGATCAG ATGTTTGGCACGAAGAGACCATATGCCTTCTTTGTGGACAGCTCTGCAGGCCCTTCGTTCAATTGCAGACCTCCTATGGCTGCTCCTATGAGATCAGATGAATCTGCTTCTTGTAGTAACGTTGGCCTCTACAGTTTTCCATTTCTCGA AGAAGGTTCATCTTGTTCATCTTCATCCTCAGAACCAAATTCaaggaaaaagatgaaaggGAATGTTTTTAGAGGAGATCTTCCCACACTAGCCACTCCAACAACTACATGGATGTGCCAGAACTCAAAAATTAAGCACCCTTCAGGTCATGCTACGGATAGTAACAATGAGTTCACGGATCTAGTATCGCTGCCTCTTCGA GGAATCATGGAGTTCCCAACCTGTCCCCATCCAGCACCGAGTTGGCCCTATCAATTTCAACCATACTACCGATTTTTACCTCCAGCACTGGCACAAAATGGACAGACATCCCCCAGAACTTCGAGCATACTCAATGTTGAAGATGAAAGTGTTGATCTTAATCTGAAATTATAA
- the LOC101206356 gene encoding homogentisate 1,2-dioxygenase has translation MAAQSVGETDGTDFPSDLPYLSGFNNHFSSEAIPGALPQSQNSPLICPFGLYAEQISGTSFTSPRKANLCSWLYRIKPSVTHEPFRQRLPKNEKLISEFNASNCSSTPTQLRWKPADFPDSPVDFVDGLYTVCGAGSSFLRHGFAIHMYTANKSMENCAFCNADGDFLIVPQSGKLWIITECGRLEVSPGEVVVLPQGFRFVVYLPDGPSRGYVAEIFGSHFQLPDLGPIGANGLAAPRDFLAPVAWFENSPRPGYTIIQKFGGELFTAIQDFSPFNVVAWHGNYVPYKYDLCKFCPYNTVLFDHSDPSINTVLTAPTDKPGVALLDFVIFPPRWLVAEHTFRPPYYHRNCMSEFMGLIYGGYEAKADGFVPGGASLHSCMTPHGPDTKTYEATIARGNDAGPHKISGTMAFMFESSLIPRVCSWALESPFIDHDYYQCWIGLKSHFKNEAIGDTDPQKVRIESENGRQIG, from the exons ATGGCTGCCCAATCGGTCGGCGAAACGGACGGCACAGATTTTCCATCCGACCTCCCTTACCTGTCCGGCTTCAACAACCATTTCTCATCCGAGGCGATTCCCGGTGCTCTTCCTCAATCCCAAAACAGTCCTCTCATATGCCCTTTCGGCCTCTACGCCGAGCAGATCTCCGGCACTTCCTTTACATCTCCTCGTAAAGCCAACTTGTGCAG TTGGCTGTATCGGATTAAGCCGTCGGTCACGCATGAACCGTTTAGACAACGTTTGCCTAAAAACGAGAAGTTGATCAGTGAATTTAATGCATCAAATTGTTCATCTACTCCGACTCAGCTAAGGTGGAAACCGGCGGATTTTCCTGATTCACCGGTGGATTTTGTTGATGGGTTGTACACTGTCTGCGGAGCCGGCAGTTCGTTTCTCCGCCATGGGTTTGCTATTCACAT GTACACAGCCAATAAGTCGATGGAGAACTGTGCGTTCTGTAATGCTGATGGCGACTTCTTGATAGTTCCTCAGAGTGGAA AGCTGTGGATTATTACAGAGTGTGGTAGACTTGAAGTTTCGCCAGGTGAAGTTGTGGTTTTACCACAAGGTTTTCGCTTTGTTGTTTATCTGCCCGATGGTCCATCACGTGGCTATGTAGCTGAAATTTTTGGTAGTCATTTCCAGCTTCCTGACCTTGGTCCGATAG GTGCTAATGGTCTTGCTGCACCAAGGGATTTCCTTGCACCTGTAGCTTGGTTTGAAAATAGTCCACGTCCTGGTTACacaattattcaaaaatttGGTGGGGAATTGTTTACTGCAATACAAGACTTTTCTCCCTTTAATGTAGTTGCCTGGCATGGAAATTATGTTCCCTATAAG TATGATCTCTGTAAGTTCTGTCCTTATAATACTGTGTTGTTTGATCACAGCGATCCATCAATAAATACAG TATTAACGGCGCCAACTGATAAACCTGGAGTAGCACTACTCGACTTTGTCATTTTCCCTCCCAGATGGCTTGTTGCTGAACACACATTCCGTCCTCCATATTACCATCGTAACTGCATGAGTGAATTTATGGGTCTCATATATGGAGGCTACGAG GCCAAAGCTGATGGGTTTGTTCCAGGAGGTGCCAGCCTTCATAGTTGCATGACTCCCCATGGTCCTGATACTAAAACTTATGAG GCTACTATTGCTCGGGGGAACGACGCTGGACCACACAAAATTAGTGGCACAATGGCGTTTATGTTTGAATCAAGTTTGATCCCTCGCGTATGTTCTTGGGCTCTTGAGTCCCCATTCATTGATCATGACTATTATCAATGCTGGATAGGACTGAAATCTCATTTCAAAAATGAAGCAATTGGAGATACGGATCCACAGAAGGTAAGAATTGAATCTGAAAATGGAAGACAAATTgggtaa